The window TGCGCAGCCTGATCAGCTACTGGCATAACCACCCGTCCTTGTCCTACCTGTTTTCCGGATTATTCATCGGCCCGACGTCCCAGGCACCACGGGTTGATGAAGCGCGTAATGATGCGCTGTATGAATTGGAAATCGCCTTTGCCCAGATGCCTCAGGCGGGTGAGGAGTGCGCGCCGTGGCTGGTGGATCGGCTGCTGCGCAACCTGCTGATCGACGTGACCGGCAACACGCACCGCGCCGAGTTCTGCATCGACAAGCTGTATTCACCGGATGGCGCGACGGGACGCCTGGGGTTGCTCGAATTACGCGCCTTTGAGATGCCGCCCCATGCTCGCATGAGCCTGGCACAACAGTTGTTGCTGCGGGCGCTGGTGGCTCGATTCTGGCGCGAGCCTTATGCACCGCCGAAACTGGCGCGCTGGGGCACGGAGCTGCACGACCGATTCCTGTTGCCCCACTTTATCGAACAGGATTTCGCCGACGTCATCGTCGACCTCAATGCCGCCGGTTATCCGGTGCGCGCCGAGTGGTTTGCGGCGCATCTTGAGTTTCGTTTTCCCAAGGTCGGCGATTACGCGGTCAGCGGGATCGAACTGGAATTACGTCAAGCGCTGGAGCCCTGGCATGTGCTGGGCGAAGAGGGCGCGGTCGGCGGCACGGTGCGTTATGTGGATTCGTCGCTGGAACGCTTGCAGGTCAAGCTCACGGGCCTGTCACCACAGCGTTATGTGCTGACCTGCAATGGCATTCCAGTGCCATTGCAACCCACCGGGCGGGTCGGCGAGTTTGTCGCCGGGGTGCGTTTTCGCGCCTGGCAACCGGCCAACTGCCTGCAACCGACTATCCCGGTCCATGCGCCGTTGGTATTCGACCTGCTCGACACCTGGATGCAGCGCTCGCTGGGTGGTTGTCAGTACCACGTTGCCCATCCGGGCGGGCGCAACTACGACAGCTTGCCGGTGAACGCCAATGAGGCGGAGAGCCGTCGAATGGCGCGTTTTTTCCGCATCGGACATACGCCGGGGAAACTTCCTATACCCAATATGGAAATTAACGACGAGCTACCGATGACTCTCGATTTACGACGTTTCTAAACCGTACGCGACGCTCGGATTTTTCGTATATCCGGGCGTCATGAGCCTGCGTTAGTCTGACCGTTCCTAGCTGTCTGCCGAGCTTTCCATGCCTGACCTGCTTGACCGCTACCCGCTGACGGCGGGCACTTATCACGAACTGCTCGACGACAACGGCGCGGTACGCCCGCATTGGCGTCGGTTGTTCGATCAATTGCAGCGCAGCACGCCAACACAATTGGTGCAGCGTCAGGCGCTGCTGACTCGGCAGATCCAGGAAAACGGCGTGACCTATAACGTCTACGCCGATCCCAAGGGGGCGGATCGACCTTGGGAACTTGATCTGCTGCCGCACGTGATTGCGGCTGATGAATGGCAGCAGTTATCGGCGGGGATCGCCCAGCGGGCACGCTTGCTCAATGCTGTGCTGGCAGATTTGTACGGCCCGCAACGGCTGATCGCTGAGGGTCTGCTGCCTGCTGAACTGGTCTTCGGTCACAACAATTTCCTCTGGCCCTGTCAGGGCATTACGCCCCCCGACGGGGCTTTTCTGCATCTGTACGCCGTGGATCTGGCGCGTACGCCTGACGGTCGCTGGTGGGTCACGGCGGATCGGACGCAAGCGCCATCCGGTGCCGGTTATGCGCTGGAAAACCGCACGATCGTGTCCCGCGCCTTTCCCGAGCTGTATCGCGATCTGAAAGTGCAGCACCTGGCCGGGTTCTTTCGCACGCTTCAGGAAACCCTGGCCCGTCAGGCGCCCAGTGATAATGACGCGCCGCTGATCGTGCTGCTGACGCCGGGACGTTTCAACGAAAGCTATTTCGAGCACCTCTATCTGGCGCGCCAGCTCGGTTATCCGCTGGTAGAGGGCGGCGACCTGACCGTCCGGGATGCCACGGTCTACCTGAAAACCTTGAGCGGATTGCGCCGGGTTCACGCGATCATGCGGCGACTCGACGATGACTTCTGCGATCCGCTGGAGCTGCGCACTGACTCGGCCCTTGGCGTGCCGGGATTGCTGGAAGCGGTACGCCGAGGGCGGGTGCTGGTGGCCAACGCCCTCGGCAGCGGTGTGCTGGAGTCGCCGGGGTTGTTAGGCTTTCTGCCGAGGATCAATCAATTCCTGTTCGGCGAAGAATTGATCCTGCCCTCCATCGCCACCTGGTGGTGCGGTGAAGCGCCGGTGCTGGCCCAGGCCCTGGAAAAATTGCCGGAGTTGTTGATCAAACCGGCTTTCCCCTCACAGAGCTTTACTCCGGTTTTTGGCCGCGATTTGAGTGAAAAACAGCGTCAGGAGCTGGCTGAGCGCATGCAGGCCCGGCCTTACGCCTATGTCGCGCAAGAATTGGCTCAGCTCTCTCAAGCGCCGATCTGGCAGGCTGAAGACGGTCACCTGCAACCTCGGGCCATTGGCATGCGCGTGTACGCAGTGGCCAGCCGTGAGGGCTATCGGGTTTTGCCCGGCGGCCTTACCCGGGTTGCCGCCGAGGCTGACGCCGAAGTGGTGTCGATGCAACGCGGTGGCGCGAGCAAGGACACCTGGGTGTTGGGCGATCGCCCGCCGAGCGGTGAGCAATGGAAAACCCAGCGCACAATCGGCGTACACGATTTGGTGCGACGGGATCCGTATCTGCCTTCGCGGGTGGTGGAAAACCTGTTCTGGTTCGGCCGTTATTGTGAACGCTGTGATGACAGCGCGCGGCTGCTGCGAA of the Pseudomonas frederiksbergensis genome contains:
- a CDS encoding circularly permuted type 2 ATP-grasp protein — its product is MPDLLDRYPLTAGTYHELLDDNGAVRPHWRRLFDQLQRSTPTQLVQRQALLTRQIQENGVTYNVYADPKGADRPWELDLLPHVIAADEWQQLSAGIAQRARLLNAVLADLYGPQRLIAEGLLPAELVFGHNNFLWPCQGITPPDGAFLHLYAVDLARTPDGRWWVTADRTQAPSGAGYALENRTIVSRAFPELYRDLKVQHLAGFFRTLQETLARQAPSDNDAPLIVLLTPGRFNESYFEHLYLARQLGYPLVEGGDLTVRDATVYLKTLSGLRRVHAIMRRLDDDFCDPLELRTDSALGVPGLLEAVRRGRVLVANALGSGVLESPGLLGFLPRINQFLFGEELILPSIATWWCGEAPVLAQALEKLPELLIKPAFPSQSFTPVFGRDLSEKQRQELAERMQARPYAYVAQELAQLSQAPIWQAEDGHLQPRAIGMRVYAVASREGYRVLPGGLTRVAAEADAEVVSMQRGGASKDTWVLGDRPPSGEQWKTQRTIGVHDLVRRDPYLPSRVVENLFWFGRYCERCDDSARLLRIMLARYVDGDDPQALEAAVDLGERLMLLPDEGELPERLLAALLGDDWSFSLRSNLQRLQWAASQVRGKLSRENWQALVELQREALELEAEAPDFGELLDFLNRLVMSLAALSGFALDDMTRDEGWRFLMIGRRIERLQFLSASLAAFLRGAGAFDQAGLEWLLELGNSSITYRSRYLAVAQLIPVLDLLLLDEQNPHAVLFQLKLVTRTLKRLNDDFGVPREVGLPQLVERLAQFDLGCLENSLFGEASVRAAIEGLADLLQEIADASGQVSDRLALRHFAHVDDVSQRTVSV